In Rouxiella sp. WC2420, the following proteins share a genomic window:
- a CDS encoding glutamine synthetase family protein, with protein sequence MITNNIEVDSFAIPGEEERSSAFQDEITHYLERHPLTQHVDVLLTDLNGSFRGKRIPLSALRKIEKGCYFPASVFAMDILGNVVEEAGLGQELGEPDRICLPVPGTLTPSANDPENIGQLLLTMLDEDGTPFDVEPRNVLNHIWQTLRQRGLFPVIAVELEFYLLDRQRDADGALQPPCTPGTQERNVQNQVYSLDNLDHFSDVLSDIDRLAHLQGLPADGAVAESSPGQFEINLHHTENILGACDHALTLKRLVRLVAENHQMDATFMAKPYDDYAGSGMHIHVSMLDDNGKNLFSNEQGEDSALMKRALAGMIAMMPASMAILAPNINAYRRFQPGMYVPTQASWGHNNRTVALRVPCSDAKNHRVEYRVAGADANPYLVVATVLAGVLFGLDNILPLPEPVTGNGLEQEGIPLPIRQSDALYEFEQQTELKKYLGERFSHVYHSCKSDELLQFERRVTETEIDWMLRNA encoded by the coding sequence CTGATAACTAATAACATCGAAGTTGACAGCTTCGCTATCCCGGGCGAAGAAGAGCGAAGTAGCGCGTTCCAGGATGAAATTACTCATTACCTGGAACGTCACCCACTGACCCAGCATGTTGATGTCCTTCTTACAGATTTAAACGGCAGTTTTCGCGGTAAACGCATCCCACTTTCAGCCCTGCGTAAAATTGAAAAAGGCTGCTATTTCCCCGCCTCCGTCTTCGCCATGGATATTTTAGGCAACGTGGTTGAAGAGGCCGGACTTGGGCAGGAATTAGGCGAGCCAGACAGAATTTGCCTCCCCGTTCCCGGCACGCTGACCCCTTCAGCCAACGATCCTGAAAATATCGGTCAACTGTTGCTGACCATGCTTGACGAAGATGGCACTCCCTTTGACGTTGAACCTCGCAATGTGCTGAACCATATCTGGCAGACATTGCGCCAGCGGGGCCTGTTCCCGGTGATAGCGGTAGAGTTGGAGTTTTATCTGCTCGATAGGCAGCGTGATGCCGATGGCGCGCTTCAGCCGCCTTGTACACCAGGTACGCAAGAGCGAAATGTACAGAATCAGGTTTATTCTCTCGACAATCTCGACCATTTCTCTGACGTACTCAGCGACATTGACCGACTGGCTCATCTGCAGGGTTTACCGGCTGATGGCGCAGTGGCGGAATCCTCGCCAGGTCAATTCGAGATCAATTTGCATCACACAGAAAATATTCTTGGCGCCTGCGATCATGCGCTGACGCTGAAAAGACTGGTTCGCCTGGTGGCTGAAAATCACCAGATGGACGCCACATTTATGGCCAAGCCTTATGACGATTATGCCGGTAGCGGCATGCACATTCACGTCAGCATGCTTGATGACAACGGCAAAAATCTGTTTTCCAATGAGCAGGGTGAAGATTCCGCATTGATGAAAAGAGCGCTGGCGGGAATGATTGCCATGATGCCGGCATCAATGGCGATACTGGCACCGAACATCAACGCTTACCGTCGCTTCCAGCCGGGAATGTATGTTCCGACTCAGGCGTCATGGGGCCACAACAACCGTACCGTTGCGCTGCGCGTTCCGTGCAGCGATGCGAAGAATCATCGCGTGGAATACCGCGTTGCAGGCGCTGATGCCAACCCTTATCTGGTGGTCGCTACCGTGTTGGCCGGGGTATTGTTTGGCCTTGATAACATTCTGCCGCTGCCTGAGCCGGTCACCGGTAATGGTCTGGAGCAGGAAGGGATCCCGTTACCCATTCGCCAAAGTGATGCGCTTTATGAGTTTGAGCAACAAACCGAGTTGAAAAAATATCTCGGTGAACGTTTTAGCCACGTCTACCACAGCTGTAAATCTGACGAACTATTACAGTTCGAGCGCCGAGTGACTGAAACCGAGATCGACTGGATGCTGAGAAATGCCTGA
- the sbcB gene encoding exodeoxyribonuclease I produces the protein MQDKSVQPTFYFHDYETFGTHPALDRPAQFAGVRTDADFNIIEEPLVIYCRPCDDYLPQPEAVMITGITPQLALSRGLSEAEFAAQIHEAFSVPGTCIVGYNNIRFDDEVSRNIFYRNFYDPYAYSWQNGNSRWDLLDVMRACYALRPDGINWPENDEGFPSFRLEHLTKANGVEHENAHDAMSDVYATIAMAKLVKQAQPRLFDYLLEHRSKHKINALIDIPTMAPLVHVSGMFGAARGNTSWVAPMAWHPENKNAVIVCDLAGDLAPLLELDSDQMRERLYSRREDLLPGQSPLPIKLLHINKCPVLAPAKTLLPENALRLDIDRERCLQNLQLLRQNSQVREKVVALFAEAEPYTPSEDVDAQLYNGFFGDADRATMRIIQQTAPENLPALDLKFQDSRLEELLFRFRARNYPLTLTDAEQRRWLTHRQEALSPEKVQDYVLQLEALYNLHEEDAEKTALLKALFDYGKKLVG, from the coding sequence ATGCAAGACAAAAGCGTTCAGCCAACATTTTATTTTCACGATTACGAGACTTTCGGCACTCATCCGGCGCTGGACCGTCCTGCGCAGTTTGCTGGCGTGCGCACTGACGCTGATTTCAACATTATTGAAGAGCCTCTGGTCATTTACTGCCGCCCTTGCGATGACTATCTGCCTCAGCCCGAAGCCGTGATGATTACCGGCATTACCCCACAGCTCGCACTGTCCAGAGGGTTGAGCGAGGCAGAATTCGCAGCCCAAATCCACGAGGCATTCAGCGTACCGGGCACCTGCATCGTGGGTTATAACAATATTCGTTTTGATGACGAAGTCAGCCGCAATATTTTCTATCGAAACTTCTACGATCCTTATGCCTACAGCTGGCAAAACGGCAACTCTCGCTGGGATTTGCTGGACGTGATGCGCGCCTGTTACGCCCTGCGCCCGGACGGTATTAACTGGCCGGAAAATGACGAGGGTTTCCCTAGTTTCCGCCTGGAACATTTAACCAAGGCCAACGGCGTAGAGCATGAAAATGCCCACGACGCGATGTCAGACGTTTACGCCACCATTGCCATGGCCAAATTGGTGAAACAAGCCCAGCCGCGCTTGTTCGATTATCTGCTTGAACATCGTAGCAAGCATAAAATCAATGCCCTAATCGACATCCCGACCATGGCGCCCCTGGTCCACGTTTCTGGCATGTTTGGTGCCGCTCGCGGCAATACCAGCTGGGTTGCACCCATGGCCTGGCATCCTGAGAACAAGAATGCGGTTATCGTCTGTGATTTAGCCGGTGACCTGGCTCCGCTGCTGGAACTGGATTCCGATCAGATGCGCGAAAGACTTTACAGCCGCCGTGAAGATCTTCTGCCTGGCCAGTCTCCTCTGCCCATCAAGCTTTTGCACATCAACAAGTGTCCAGTTTTAGCACCAGCCAAGACATTGCTGCCTGAAAATGCGCTGCGTCTGGATATTGATCGCGAACGCTGTCTGCAAAACTTACAATTGCTACGTCAGAATTCTCAGGTGCGCGAAAAAGTGGTGGCGCTGTTTGCCGAGGCAGAGCCTTATACGCCGTCTGAAGACGTCGATGCCCAGCTTTATAACGGTTTCTTTGGCGATGCGGATCGAGCAACAATGAGAATCATCCAGCAAACCGCTCCTGAAAACCTGCCTGCTCTGGACCTGAAATTCCAGGATTCACGCCTTGAGGAGCTGCTATTTCGCTTCCGCGCCCGCAACTATCCGCTCACGCTGACTGATGCCGAGCAGCGCCGTTGGCTAACACATCGTCAGGAAGCGTTAAGTCCGGAGAAAGTTCAGGATTATGTCTTGCAGCTGGAAGCACTTTATAATTTGCATGAAGAAGATGCCGAGAAAACCGCCCTGCTGAAAGCGCTGTTCGACTATGGCAAGAAACTGGTCGGCTAA
- a CDS encoding sodium:solute symporter family protein, which yields MNNRTVVILLITAIYFTAVIGIGYLNKKSASGGSSFTSGGKPFPSILIAALIVSEYIGTSVSIGTAQTGFEIGISAAWNLIALGFGFLLLGVFLVKKFRATKNLTISGVLDGYYGRNMRYASSILTMISLSIVAIALYASGGAVLSKVVGIEKWQAILACGAVAIFFVIIGGMRSVVYSNTLNVIIKFIGVMVTLWFALKFVGGIEGLKKSLAPGMFDFTAVGWGQIGAWMFSGIGSIFATQYVIQGIAITKSDKDARKSCSYTFILMVPFGLMVALIGMCSAVLYPAGKSIDAFPSIIANMPAFATSIVFIGLAGALFGGISAAIMSNATLLLNDFYIPFFNKENDEKKSLICVRLATAFFGLLPLILALHADKILKIAFLGKSLRASLAIFILLAFYAPKFGTHKGAFYGIILSVILTISWYLLGNPYGIDSSYVAFVTPLFSMLLSHLMKGNHYLNHRKCHDELN from the coding sequence ATGAATAACAGGACCGTCGTTATACTGCTCATTACCGCTATTTACTTCACAGCTGTAATAGGGATTGGATATTTAAACAAAAAATCTGCTTCTGGTGGTTCAAGCTTTACCAGTGGTGGTAAGCCATTTCCTTCGATTTTAATCGCGGCCCTGATAGTCTCAGAATATATCGGGACCTCAGTGAGTATAGGGACTGCTCAAACAGGATTTGAAATAGGAATATCAGCGGCGTGGAATCTTATAGCGTTGGGGTTCGGATTTTTATTGCTCGGTGTTTTTTTAGTCAAGAAATTTAGAGCAACAAAAAACTTAACTATCTCAGGCGTCCTTGACGGCTACTATGGCCGAAATATGCGTTATGCCTCATCAATTCTTACCATGATATCGTTGAGTATTGTGGCGATCGCTCTTTATGCCAGCGGTGGAGCCGTCCTGTCAAAAGTCGTGGGAATCGAAAAATGGCAGGCAATCTTAGCCTGCGGCGCGGTGGCAATCTTTTTTGTGATCATCGGTGGAATGAGGTCCGTGGTCTATTCAAATACGCTTAATGTGATTATAAAATTTATAGGTGTAATGGTAACACTCTGGTTTGCTTTAAAATTTGTAGGTGGGATTGAGGGGCTCAAAAAATCATTAGCTCCAGGCATGTTCGATTTTACCGCTGTCGGATGGGGCCAGATCGGGGCATGGATGTTTAGTGGTATCGGGTCTATATTTGCCACTCAGTATGTTATTCAAGGCATAGCAATTACCAAATCGGATAAAGACGCCAGAAAATCCTGTAGCTACACATTTATTCTCATGGTGCCTTTTGGATTAATGGTGGCGTTAATTGGGATGTGCAGCGCCGTTCTTTATCCAGCCGGAAAATCAATCGATGCATTCCCGAGCATAATTGCCAATATGCCAGCATTTGCGACCAGTATTGTGTTTATCGGCTTGGCAGGTGCACTGTTTGGTGGAATATCCGCTGCGATTATGTCGAACGCTACCTTATTATTGAATGACTTTTATATTCCCTTTTTCAATAAGGAGAATGATGAGAAAAAATCTTTAATCTGCGTGCGACTGGCAACGGCATTTTTTGGTTTGCTTCCTCTAATACTGGCCCTTCACGCTGATAAGATTCTTAAAATTGCTTTTTTAGGAAAATCTCTGCGCGCATCGCTGGCGATATTTATATTATTGGCTTTTTACGCTCCCAAGTTTGGAACTCATAAAGGTGCGTTTTACGGCATTATCCTGTCGGTGATATTGACTATTAGTTGGTACCTGCTGGGTAACCCCTACGGGATCGACAGCTCGTACGTTGCGTTTGTCACCCCGCTATTTTCTATGTTATTGAGTCACCTAATGAAAGGGAACCATTATTTGAATCATAGAAAATGCCATGATGAATTAAATTAG
- a CDS encoding APC family permease has translation MSLNDTATIAAAPRVKLRRTLTLVQVVMMGLAYLQPMTIFDTFGIVTSMTDGHVATAYLFALIAVLFTAVSYGKLVKRFPSAGSAYTYAQKAISPHVGFMVGWSSLLDYLFMPMINILLAKIYLEAIFPGFPSWIWVVALVGLMTAFNLRGIKLVANINSFVVVIQVAIMALIVALLIYGVYHAQGTAALVSSKPFWSENAHTVPMITGATILCFSFLGFDGISSMSEETPNADKVIPRAIFLTALIGGVIFVVVSYFLQLYFPDISRFHDPDASQPEIMLFVGGKAFQFVILCFSCVTVLASGMAAHAGVSRLLYVMGRDGVFPEKIFGFVHPQWRTPAFNVILVGVVALSAISFDLVTATALINFGALVAFTFVNLSVISQFYIREKRNRTISDHIHYLILPVIGALTVGALWLNLEASSMTLGLVWAAIGLSYLAFITRRFRQPPPQMSEEII, from the coding sequence ATGTCGCTTAATGATACCGCTACAATAGCCGCTGCACCGCGCGTCAAGCTTCGTCGGACCCTGACTTTGGTTCAGGTGGTGATGATGGGTCTCGCCTATCTGCAGCCCATGACTATCTTCGATACCTTTGGCATCGTGACCAGCATGACTGACGGTCATGTGGCTACGGCGTATCTTTTTGCCTTGATTGCGGTCCTGTTCACTGCGGTGAGCTACGGCAAGCTGGTCAAACGTTTCCCGTCAGCGGGATCGGCCTATACTTACGCGCAAAAGGCTATTAGCCCGCACGTCGGCTTTATGGTGGGTTGGTCATCGTTGCTGGACTACCTGTTCATGCCGATGATTAACATCCTGCTGGCAAAAATCTATCTTGAAGCTATTTTCCCCGGCTTCCCTTCATGGATCTGGGTGGTTGCGCTGGTGGGGCTGATGACGGCATTTAACCTGCGTGGCATCAAGCTGGTTGCCAATATCAACAGCTTTGTTGTAGTGATTCAGGTTGCTATCATGGCGCTTATCGTGGCGTTGCTGATTTACGGCGTCTATCACGCCCAGGGCACTGCTGCTCTGGTCAGCTCTAAACCGTTCTGGTCTGAAAATGCCCATACTGTGCCAATGATTACTGGTGCAACTATCCTGTGCTTCTCATTCCTTGGTTTTGACGGTATCAGCTCGATGTCTGAAGAAACGCCGAATGCGGATAAAGTCATTCCGCGCGCTATTTTCCTGACTGCACTCATTGGCGGCGTCATCTTCGTGGTGGTGTCTTACTTCCTGCAGCTGTATTTCCCGGACATTTCGCGCTTCCACGATCCGGACGCTTCGCAGCCTGAAATCATGTTGTTTGTGGGCGGCAAAGCGTTCCAGTTCGTTATCCTGTGCTTCTCCTGTGTGACCGTTTTGGCCTCAGGCATGGCGGCACATGCGGGTGTTTCACGCCTGCTTTACGTGATGGGGCGCGATGGCGTATTCCCGGAAAAAATCTTTGGATTCGTTCACCCGCAATGGCGTACTCCGGCATTTAACGTGATTCTGGTCGGCGTGGTTGCGCTTTCAGCCATCAGCTTTGACCTGGTTACCGCCACCGCGCTGATTAACTTTGGTGCGCTGGTGGCGTTTACCTTCGTTAACCTTTCGGTGATTTCACAGTTTTATATTCGTGAAAAACGTAACCGCACTATCAGCGATCACATTCATTATCTGATCCTGCCAGTGATTGGCGCGTTGACCGTGGGTGCGCTTTGGTTGAACCTCGAAGCCAGCTCGATGACGCTGGGTCTGGTGTGGGCGGCCATCGGCCTGTCTTACCTGGCCTTTATCACTCGTCGTTTCCGCCAACCGCCGCCGCAGATGAGCGAAGAAATCATCTAA
- the puuD gene encoding gamma-glutamyl-gamma-aminobutyrate hydrolase, with protein MDNKSSTLELIQSQDHEPSDYRPVIGVVMCENIIDENPALTVHEKYLEAIFHANGLPIALPHELASREGAIDSILARLDGIFLTGSPSNVEPQQYGEEGVEELADPGRDKLSIALIKATLEKGIPLFAACRGMQELVVATGGTLYRKVHEQPGYMDHREDTALPHDNQYDLVHPVEIQPGGLLAELLPEYQRFEVNSLHGQGARRLSSVLTVEAVAPDNLVEAVSVRNHPFALGVQWHPEWHSLTDPVSKQLFDAFISACRIRHDLLQE; from the coding sequence ATGGACAATAAATCTTCCACTTTAGAACTTATTCAATCCCAGGATCACGAGCCTTCCGACTATCGCCCGGTCATCGGCGTAGTGATGTGCGAAAACATTATCGATGAAAATCCTGCGTTAACTGTGCACGAAAAGTATCTCGAAGCCATTTTTCACGCCAATGGCCTGCCCATTGCCCTGCCTCATGAACTGGCTTCCCGCGAAGGCGCTATCGACAGTATCCTCGCTCGCCTCGATGGCATCTTTCTCACTGGCAGCCCGAGCAATGTCGAGCCACAACAGTATGGCGAAGAAGGCGTTGAGGAACTGGCCGATCCGGGGCGGGACAAGCTCAGCATCGCGCTGATTAAAGCGACGCTTGAAAAAGGCATCCCGCTGTTTGCCGCCTGTCGGGGTATGCAGGAACTGGTTGTCGCTACGGGCGGCACGCTTTATCGCAAGGTCCACGAGCAGCCAGGTTATATGGATCACCGCGAAGATACTGCCCTGCCGCATGACAATCAGTATGATTTAGTGCATCCGGTCGAGATCCAGCCGGGTGGCCTTTTAGCGGAGTTACTGCCAGAATATCAACGCTTTGAGGTGAATTCCTTGCATGGTCAGGGGGCAAGGCGCTTAAGCTCGGTGCTGACAGTTGAAGCGGTCGCGCCGGATAATCTGGTCGAGGCGGTAAGCGTGCGCAATCACCCTTTTGCGCTCGGCGTACAGTGGCACCCAGAGTGGCACAGCCTGACGGATCCTGTCTCAAAGCAGCTGTTCGATGCGTTTATCAGCGCTTGTCGAATCCGCCATGATTTATTGCAGGAATAA
- a CDS encoding SMP-30/gluconolactonase/LRE family protein, which translates to MYKVIHDSFNNIIFSEAKVETLWTGGRWLEGPVYIPSSKILLWSDIPNNRILTFSEVDGHTCVFENNIGHQNGHCLDLSGRVIACEHSGRRISRLGHDGHWELLTDSYQGKRLNSPNDVIVKSDGSVWFSDPTYGIDTDYLGKRQNAELNMHGVYRYDPETQSTELVIKSLLQPNGLAFSPDEKTLYVSDSGVTHAKDHPATITAYNVSNSGTSLDDARLFATCDNGVFDGFRVDKQGNIFTSCADGVAVYNVNGILMGKIIIPECVSNLCFGGPQRNRLYITGATSLYAVYVNTSHQ; encoded by the coding sequence ATGTATAAGGTAATCCACGATAGCTTTAACAATATTATATTCTCAGAAGCTAAAGTAGAAACACTATGGACTGGCGGCCGTTGGCTTGAAGGCCCTGTGTATATTCCATCATCGAAAATATTATTATGGTCTGATATTCCAAATAACAGAATTTTAACCTTCTCGGAAGTTGATGGTCATACCTGTGTATTTGAGAATAATATCGGTCATCAGAATGGTCACTGCCTTGATTTGTCGGGCCGAGTAATAGCCTGTGAACACAGTGGCCGCCGAATCAGCCGTTTAGGTCATGATGGCCATTGGGAATTATTGACCGACAGTTATCAGGGTAAAAGACTTAACTCACCTAATGATGTCATTGTCAAAAGTGACGGTTCAGTTTGGTTCTCTGATCCAACATATGGCATTGATACTGATTATCTGGGGAAAAGGCAAAATGCTGAACTCAACATGCATGGCGTTTATCGCTATGACCCAGAAACTCAAAGTACAGAGTTGGTTATTAAAAGTCTGTTGCAACCTAACGGCCTAGCCTTTTCGCCGGATGAAAAAACCTTGTATGTCTCTGACAGTGGCGTAACTCATGCCAAGGATCACCCGGCAACAATCACAGCATATAATGTGTCAAACAGCGGCACATCTTTAGATGATGCCCGTTTGTTTGCAACTTGTGATAACGGAGTATTTGACGGATTCAGAGTCGATAAACAAGGCAATATTTTTACATCTTGTGCTGATGGCGTAGCAGTCTATAACGTTAATGGTATTCTTATGGGAAAAATTATTATCCCAGAATGCGTATCTAACTTATGTTTTGGAGGACCTCAGCGCAACAGACTTTATATTACAGGCGCAACATCCCTTTACGCAGTTTATGTAAACACATCCCACCAATAA
- a CDS encoding DUF4174 domain-containing protein produces MLHINSLLSTPHGLFRNRNSSVSLTSGLLMLALSLLTCSTSQAADNPIFRSLTPETANLDRYQWHYRPVLIFAPSKTDANYVQQMAILEKSKVELVERDIIVLSDTSPASKGYLRSQLNPDGFVVMLVGKDGGIKLRQQKPLSSEILLSTIDKMPMRKANL; encoded by the coding sequence ATGCTACACATCAATTCATTGTTGTCTACGCCACACGGTCTTTTTCGAAACCGCAATAGTAGCGTTTCCCTGACCTCAGGCTTGCTAATGCTCGCTTTATCTTTGTTGACTTGCAGCACTTCTCAGGCAGCGGATAACCCTATATTTCGCTCTTTGACGCCTGAGACCGCCAACCTGGATCGGTATCAATGGCATTACCGCCCGGTATTAATCTTTGCGCCTTCAAAGACAGATGCTAATTATGTTCAACAGATGGCGATATTGGAAAAGTCAAAAGTCGAGTTAGTTGAACGCGATATTATTGTACTGAGTGATACCTCTCCGGCTTCAAAGGGATATCTTCGCTCTCAACTTAATCCTGACGGATTTGTAGTTATGCTAGTAGGTAAAGATGGAGGGATTAAATTACGGCAACAAAAACCATTAAGCTCAGAGATATTGCTCTCCACCATCGACAAAATGCCAATGCGTAAAGCTAATCTGTGA
- a CDS encoding LysR family transcriptional regulator — MSFIDAATSLGLTASAVGKVITRLEEHYGVKLFNRNTRSMSLTEEGEIFLKHSVNILCEMESLKEVYQKRNKDISGTLKLSFPNVGLAFYKIISDFNKEYPKINLEVMLSDEHIDLINDGFDAVIRFGKVSDSRLVAKKIGVTYMDIVHSPAYKVGEDERNNNMVLLYKYPSSGKIERWPEPYHAKLVDNNPDKSLVVNAIELVKNLCVNGDGLACLPNLITRDLLAKGEVVSLYSDRINARDVNVVWPYNKSIQPKLRAFIDFFSRNFQASNS; from the coding sequence ATGAGTTTTATCGATGCTGCTACATCGTTGGGGCTTACTGCTTCAGCTGTGGGCAAGGTCATCACTCGTCTTGAAGAGCACTATGGTGTTAAACTTTTTAATAGAAATACAAGAAGTATGTCTCTTACTGAAGAAGGAGAAATATTTCTTAAACATAGTGTAAATATTCTTTGCGAAATGGAAAGCCTTAAAGAAGTCTATCAAAAAAGAAATAAGGATATATCCGGGACTTTAAAATTGAGTTTTCCTAATGTAGGTTTGGCTTTTTACAAAATAATCTCAGACTTTAATAAAGAATATCCAAAAATAAACCTTGAGGTGATGCTTTCCGATGAACATATCGACCTGATAAATGATGGTTTTGATGCTGTCATCCGCTTTGGCAAAGTATCCGACTCAAGATTAGTTGCCAAGAAAATTGGGGTCACTTACATGGATATTGTTCACTCACCCGCCTATAAAGTCGGCGAGGATGAAAGAAACAATAACATGGTCTTATTATATAAATATCCATCATCAGGTAAAATAGAACGTTGGCCAGAACCCTATCATGCCAAGCTGGTAGACAATAACCCGGATAAATCTCTGGTTGTTAATGCCATTGAGTTAGTGAAAAATCTTTGCGTTAATGGCGATGGCCTGGCTTGCCTCCCTAATCTTATTACCCGAGATTTACTGGCAAAAGGTGAGGTTGTATCGTTATATTCTGACAGAATAAATGCACGTGATGTAAACGTGGTCTGGCCCTATAATAAATCAATACAGCCGAAACTGAGGGCATTTATAGACTTTTTCAGCCGTAATTTTCAGGCATCAAATTCATAG
- a CDS encoding conjugal transfer protein TraF, translating to MAKLTSNMKRFSRPVVFPIILLSPISALAAGNYYDARNDAMGGTGVASSTYGTAVLANPALMTKAKPDDTASIIFPAAGLQVTDKNKLVNKVDDLGDSVDSYKEMVSNITSFAEYPKIQAAAGDVAGQLRDIKGNQASGTAGAAFAVTIPNETLPFAFVAKAYGTGYGTADITQSDIDYLQGIADGTVIPLPGDQNKLTSTALARAAIVYDYGVAVAHEFSIAGHAVSFGITPKLQETYLYNYNSSIYSFNKSDVLSHHDRSTDTGFNIDAGAATDIGDNWTLGVSAQNLISRNINTKEVNGVKDVYQISPVVTPGISFHTERLTAALDVDVTPTKRFKTEDESQYAGVGVEYSLLSWLQLRAGYRADMKSNDTNVYTAGLGISPFDRVHLDLAAMKGNDRTLGAVAQLNFTF from the coding sequence ATGGCAAAATTAACCAGTAATATGAAGAGATTTTCCCGTCCTGTAGTATTCCCTATCATACTTCTTTCTCCAATTAGTGCACTGGCTGCGGGTAATTATTACGATGCGCGTAATGATGCGATGGGGGGGACCGGAGTTGCATCTTCGACTTATGGTACGGCAGTATTGGCCAACCCGGCATTAATGACTAAAGCTAAACCCGATGATACGGCCAGCATTATTTTTCCAGCAGCCGGTTTACAAGTGACCGACAAAAATAAGTTGGTAAATAAGGTTGATGACTTGGGCGACAGTGTCGATAGCTATAAGGAGATGGTCAGCAATATTACCAGTTTTGCAGAATATCCAAAAATACAGGCGGCGGCCGGTGATGTAGCCGGTCAATTACGTGATATTAAGGGCAATCAGGCATCTGGCACCGCAGGTGCTGCTTTTGCAGTTACCATACCCAATGAAACACTGCCGTTTGCATTTGTGGCGAAGGCTTATGGTACGGGGTACGGTACTGCCGATATCACTCAGAGCGATATTGATTACCTTCAAGGCATTGCTGACGGTACGGTGATCCCTCTGCCCGGAGATCAAAATAAATTGACCTCCACTGCCTTGGCACGCGCGGCGATCGTTTATGATTACGGTGTTGCCGTTGCGCATGAGTTTAGCATTGCCGGACACGCAGTATCTTTCGGTATCACCCCTAAGCTGCAAGAAACCTATCTATACAACTACAACTCCTCAATTTATAGCTTCAACAAGTCTGACGTCCTTAGCCATCATGATCGAAGCACTGACACTGGCTTCAACATTGATGCCGGTGCGGCAACTGATATTGGCGACAATTGGACGCTGGGTGTTAGCGCGCAGAACCTTATATCGCGTAATATTAATACTAAAGAGGTCAACGGTGTCAAAGACGTTTATCAGATAAGCCCTGTCGTGACGCCCGGTATATCTTTTCATACTGAACGGCTGACGGCTGCGCTGGATGTTGACGTTACTCCAACCAAACGCTTCAAAACTGAGGATGAAAGTCAGTACGCTGGGGTAGGTGTCGAGTATTCCTTGCTAAGTTGGCTGCAGTTGCGGGCCGGTTATCGAGCCGATATGAAGTCGAACGACACCAATGTATACACCGCTGGTTTAGGCATTTCACCGTTTGATAGAGTGCATCTGGATCTTGCTGCCATGAAAGGCAATGATCGGACTTTAGGTGCAGTGGCTCAGTTAAACTTTACCTTCTAA